A genomic segment from Actinomadura hallensis encodes:
- a CDS encoding DUF4349 domain-containing protein, which produces MRIATAVRHVTWALTVLLLAAALGACGGGGGDEAGESDAGGTAARAPAATSGERGAAGREPAGAGDAGGTAGGGPDAKAPRAPLAEAREVVHSAELRVRAGDVGASAAKAKQMVTGAGGYVERETSRTRPPRSELRLRIPADRYTELLDRLGTELGSKLSLTQEAEDVTGEVADVAARVRSAEASLASFRKLYERADSIDEIIRLEREIAQREADLEALQAREKSLKNRTGFATVTVTLVGEVPPDEEDEPRGGFVGGLQSGWAAFTSFVGGVALVLGWLLPFLVTAAVLGLPVLLLRHRIRDRLKRRGWPPRG; this is translated from the coding sequence ATGCGGATCGCGACAGCCGTCAGGCACGTGACATGGGCGCTCACCGTCCTCCTGCTCGCCGCGGCGCTGGGAGCCTGCGGCGGGGGAGGCGGCGACGAGGCCGGGGAGTCCGACGCGGGCGGGACGGCGGCCCGCGCCCCGGCCGCGACGAGCGGCGAGCGGGGAGCCGCCGGGAGGGAGCCCGCGGGGGCCGGTGACGCGGGAGGGACGGCCGGCGGCGGGCCGGACGCGAAGGCGCCGCGGGCGCCGCTCGCCGAGGCGCGTGAGGTCGTCCACTCGGCGGAGCTGCGGGTCAGGGCCGGCGACGTCGGCGCCTCCGCCGCCAAGGCCAAGCAGATGGTCACCGGCGCGGGCGGCTACGTCGAGCGGGAGACCAGCAGGACCCGGCCGCCCCGGTCGGAGCTGAGGCTCAGGATCCCGGCCGACCGCTACACCGAGCTGCTGGACCGCCTCGGCACGGAGCTGGGCAGCAAGCTGTCCCTCACCCAGGAGGCGGAGGACGTCACCGGCGAGGTCGCCGACGTGGCCGCCCGCGTGCGCTCCGCGGAGGCGTCGCTCGCCTCCTTCCGCAAGCTGTACGAGCGCGCCGACTCCATCGACGAGATCATCCGGCTCGAGCGGGAGATCGCGCAGCGGGAGGCCGACCTGGAGGCGCTGCAGGCGCGCGAGAAGTCGCTCAAGAACCGCACCGGTTTCGCGACCGTGACCGTGACGCTGGTGGGCGAGGTACCGCCGGACGAGGAGGACGAGCCCCGCGGCGGGTTCGTCGGCGGCCTGCAGAGCGGCTGGGCGGCCTTCACCTCGTTCGTCGGGGGCGTCGCCCTGGTGCTCGGCTGGCTGCTGCCGTTCCTCGTCACGGCCGCCGTGCTGGGTCTTCCGGTGCTGTTGCTCCGGCACCGGATCCGCGACCGCCTCAAGCGGCGCGGATGGCCGCCCCGCGGCTAG
- the hemE gene encoding uroporphyrinogen decarboxylase, with amino-acid sequence MLACRRRPVPHTPVWFMRQAGRSLPEYLRVREGVTMLESCTRPEMVVEITMQPVRRYAVDAAIFFSDIMVPLKAIGVDLDIKPGVGPVIADPIRDAAGVSALRPLVPDDVPYVTEAVRGLVGELGATPLIGFAGGPFTLASYLIEGGPSKNHERTKAMMYGEPELWSRLLDRLADLTISFLEIQVAAGASAVQVFDSWVGAVAEQDYRESVLPHTRRIFDAIEPLGVPRIHFGVGTGELLGPMSEAGADVVGVDWRVPLDEAVSRVEPGKALQGNLDPAILFAPWETVERRARDVLARGRTAEGHIFNLGHGVLPSTDPDVLARLADLVHEASTEDPH; translated from the coding sequence CTGCTGGCCTGCCGCCGGCGGCCGGTGCCGCACACCCCCGTGTGGTTCATGCGGCAGGCCGGACGCTCGCTGCCGGAGTACCTGCGGGTGCGCGAGGGCGTCACGATGCTGGAGTCCTGCACCCGGCCGGAGATGGTCGTGGAGATCACGATGCAGCCGGTGCGCCGCTACGCGGTGGACGCCGCGATCTTCTTCAGCGACATCATGGTGCCGCTCAAGGCCATCGGCGTGGACCTCGACATCAAGCCGGGCGTCGGGCCGGTCATCGCCGACCCGATCCGGGACGCCGCGGGCGTGTCGGCGCTGCGGCCGCTCGTCCCCGACGACGTCCCGTACGTGACCGAGGCGGTGCGGGGCCTGGTCGGGGAGCTCGGGGCGACGCCGCTGATCGGGTTCGCGGGCGGCCCGTTCACGCTGGCCTCGTACCTGATCGAGGGCGGCCCGTCCAAGAACCACGAGCGCACCAAGGCCATGATGTACGGCGAGCCCGAGCTGTGGTCGCGGCTGCTGGACCGCCTCGCCGACCTCACGATCAGCTTCCTGGAGATCCAGGTCGCGGCCGGGGCGAGCGCCGTGCAGGTCTTCGACTCGTGGGTCGGCGCGGTCGCCGAGCAGGACTACCGCGAGTCGGTGCTGCCCCACACCCGCCGCATCTTCGACGCGATCGAGCCGCTCGGCGTGCCCCGCATCCACTTCGGCGTCGGGACGGGCGAGCTGCTCGGCCCGATGAGCGAGGCCGGGGCGGACGTCGTCGGCGTCGACTGGCGGGTGCCGCTGGACGAGGCCGTCAGCCGCGTCGAGCCCGGCAAGGCGCTGCAGGGCAACCTCGACCCGGCGATCCTGTTCGCGCCGTGGGAGACCGTGGAACGCCGCGCCCGCGACGTGCTGGCCCGGGGCCGCACCGCCGAGGGGCACATCTTCAACCTGGGCCACGGCGTCCTCCCGTCGACGGACCCGGACGTGCTGGCCCGCCTCGCGGACCTCGTCCACGAGGCGAGCACCGAGGACCCGCACTAG
- a CDS encoding DUF3000 domain-containing protein: MNPPAFQRALDTLREILDGPGPRPELDLEEMPAPQSLAPYAAAMSGSVYRDDDTEVAMGRLIVLYDPDGRGGWANGFRVVAYIRADLEPDIAADELIGSVAWDWLLEALEPAGYAGVSGTITRAVSESFGDKRDEPSTTELELRASWSPTGDDLAAHVAAWCEVMCTTAGLPPSGVALLPNGPGGAGG, encoded by the coding sequence ATGAACCCACCAGCCTTCCAGCGGGCGCTCGACACGCTGCGCGAGATCCTCGACGGCCCCGGCCCGCGCCCGGAGCTCGACCTGGAGGAGATGCCCGCGCCGCAGAGCCTGGCCCCGTACGCGGCGGCCATGTCCGGCAGCGTCTACCGCGACGACGACACCGAGGTCGCCATGGGGCGCCTCATCGTCCTGTACGATCCCGACGGCCGCGGCGGCTGGGCCAACGGCTTCCGCGTCGTGGCCTACATCCGCGCCGACCTGGAGCCCGACATCGCCGCCGACGAGCTGATCGGCTCCGTCGCGTGGGACTGGCTGCTCGAGGCGCTGGAGCCCGCCGGCTACGCGGGCGTGTCCGGGACGATCACCCGGGCGGTGTCGGAGAGCTTCGGCGACAAGCGGGACGAGCCGTCCACGACCGAGCTGGAGCTCCGCGCCTCCTGGTCCCCCACCGGCGACGACCTCGCCGCCCACGTGGCGGCCTGGTGCGAGGTCATGTGCACGACGGCGGGACTGCCGCCGTCCGGGGTGGCCTTGCTCCCGAACGGTCCGGGCGGTGCGGGCGGCTGA